From the genome of Natrinema marinum:
AAGGTGGGTATAGATACCGTAGTGTTAAGTGAATGGGTGGCAGTGCCACAGGTACCCACGACGGCGAACCGACCGCCGTCCCGGACCAACCCATGTCACCAGATACCCCAACGTACGGACCTGATCGACAGGCCGAGGTCTCTCTCAGCGGGCTGCTCGAGGACGAATCGCCCGAGTTCCCCGTCACCGACGAGGACCTCGTCGAACGCGCCCGCGAAGAACCGAGCGAGGAGGGCTGTCGCTCGACGCTCCGGAGGGCCGAGCGATGAGCGAGGACGCGACCGTCGATGCTGGCGCGGCGACCCCCGACGCGGGCGGGTGGGAGGCCGTCTTCTGGGACATCGGCGGCGTGATCCTCGCGCTCGACACCGTTCAGGCGGCCCACGCGGACT
Proteins encoded in this window:
- a CDS encoding isopentenyl-diphosphate delta-isomerase, giving the protein MSPDTPTYGPDRQAEVSLSGLLEDESPEFPVTDEDLVERAREEPSEEGCRSTLRRAER